Proteins found in one Candidatus Desulfofervidus auxilii genomic segment:
- a CDS encoding PaaI family thioesterase — MDRLKAEFEKLLGLQDIQIKEKSISMFLPYKKELTNPHGIVHGGAIASLADTAMAVIITINYGLCYTKSFEIEFYTPAKENIYVDACIIKKKMNFCIAKAEVKGTKNQLIAKAIGKYYLAEK, encoded by the coding sequence TTGGATAGATTAAAAGCAGAATTTGAAAAACTTTTAGGATTACAGGATATTCAAATAAAGGAAAAGTCTATCTCAATGTTTTTGCCTTATAAAAAAGAACTTACAAACCCACATGGAATTGTGCATGGTGGGGCTATTGCCTCATTGGCAGATACAGCTATGGCAGTAATTATTACGATAAATTATGGCCTTTGTTATACAAAGTCGTTTGAAATAGAATTTTATACTCCAGCAAAAGAAAATATATATGTTGATGCCTGCATTATTAAGAAAAAAATGAATTTTTGTATAGCTAAAGCAGAAGTAAAAGGGACAAAAAACCAACTAATAGCAAAAGCCATAGGGAAATATTATTTAGCAGAAAAATAA
- a CDS encoding thermonuclease family protein yields the protein MSQVKIFWDPKGFELDALGKKKCLRCTDGDTPYISTSIRMLSIDTPEVHYPGNQKPSRYNGKLAQLAEWIRQGKAPINDGLARYIHPKLATGKAGSLQEEQGRKATEKFRQLLKEKLTLSSGKKRKVFLWAADKHFDKYGRLLAYIAPYYNSKERAKMSRKERATFNLLMVESGWAAPFLIYPSLPRYEDLVLFWEAAKKAYENKKGAWADPMMLTGYEFRMCVRLYEVTRKLAKGKRLSSRERYGWITRFCVDMTTREIFEPHDYYKVLPYNRIFIWPEDVTEAVGKMNLVPGR from the coding sequence ATGTCTCAAGTAAAAATATTTTGGGATCCTAAAGGTTTTGAACTTGATGCCTTAGGCAAAAAGAAATGCCTAAGGTGCACAGATGGTGACACACCTTATATTTCCACCTCCATCCGTATGTTAAGCATTGATACACCAGAGGTGCATTATCCAGGCAATCAGAAACCATCAAGATATAATGGAAAACTGGCTCAGCTTGCTGAATGGATCAGGCAGGGAAAAGCACCAATAAATGATGGTTTGGCAAGATATATCCACCCAAAACTTGCCACAGGAAAGGCAGGCAGTTTGCAGGAAGAGCAGGGCAGAAAGGCTACAGAAAAATTTAGGCAGCTCCTTAAAGAAAAATTAACTTTGTCCAGTGGCAAAAAGAGAAAGGTATTTTTATGGGCTGCTGACAAGCATTTTGACAAATATGGTCGACTCCTGGCATATATAGCTCCCTATTATAACAGTAAGGAGCGAGCCAAAATGTCAAGGAAAGAGCGGGCTACATTTAATCTGCTTATGGTTGAATCTGGATGGGCAGCTCCTTTTCTCATTTATCCAAGTTTGCCAAGATATGAGGATCTGGTGCTGTTCTGGGAGGCTGCAAAAAAGGCATATGAAAATAAAAAAGGTGCATGGGCAGATCCGATGATGCTTACAGGATATGAGTTTCGGATGTGCGTGAGGCTTTATGAAGTGACAAGAAAATTAGCAAAGGGTAAAAGGCTTTCTTCAAGAGAAAGATATGGCTGGATTACACGATTTTGTGTTGATATGACCACAAGAGAAATCTTTGAACCACATGATTACTATAAAGTTTTGCCTTATAATCGGATTTTCATCTGGCCAGAGGATGTGACTGAAGCAGTGGGAAAAATGAATTTGGTGCCAGGAAGATGA
- a CDS encoding PIN domain-containing protein — protein MQSKKNTIAIDANIILRYLLKDNEELYSLANNFFEAVFSGEKIAYILQSVLAEVIYVLIKLYKIEKEQVIEVLEKFLSNKNIKVQDKNVTITAIHLFKTSNIDFVNCLLCAYSKKMEIFSFDKKLGVSSFLQ, from the coding sequence ATGCAATCAAAGAAAAATACAATAGCAATAGATGCTAATATAATTCTGAGATACCTGCTAAAAGATAACGAAGAGCTTTATTCTCTTGCAAACAACTTTTTTGAAGCTGTTTTTTCTGGTGAGAAAATAGCCTACATCCTCCAATCCGTTTTAGCAGAGGTAATTTATGTTCTTATAAAACTCTATAAAATAGAAAAAGAACAGGTTATAGAAGTTTTAGAAAAATTCTTAAGTAATAAAAATATAAAGGTACAGGACAAAAATGTAACTATAACTGCTATTCATCTATTCAAAACCAGCAATATTGATTTTGTGAACTGTTTATTGTGTGCTTACAGTAAAAAGATGGAAATATTTTCCTTTGATAAAAAGCTGGGTGTATCCTCCTTTCTTCAATAA
- a CDS encoding DUF3883 domain-containing protein: MNKTITQGCILEGPFWQERIKVLSIKSIGVDKTKIEAVGISTNTFYPCILSQADLEKIKILPEQTIQFSGNSIGFFLFTEAHRMRNAFQFDPLYAVNVSQVDPLPHQIEAVYHYILRNPRIRFLLADDPGAGKTIMAGLLLKELKYRGLVERVLIVAPGHLKDQWLREMHEKFQENFFIVDRSAINAAWGQNIWQERNQVITSIDFAKQDDVLFSLKDVRWDLVIVDEAHKMSAYKYGDKISKTGRYKLGEVLSSTTNFLLLLTATPHRGDPENFRLFLDLLEPGFFADTSMLTESIQNKDNPLFLRRLKEDLKNFDSVPLFPPRKVETIKYYLSDDEWQLYKAVTEYVEKHYNKALQQEKRNVAFAMVILQRRLASSVRAVRKSLERRKKRLQELYEKGQLLQEGISYTEEYLEDLTEKERWQKEEELLEKLTSAETLEELKEEINKIDELILLAKEVEKKESETKLNELKKVIFLEGLKGTETKLLIFTESRDTLEYLVEKLRKWHYSVAFIHGGMNLDERIRAENEFRHHAQIMVATEAAGEGINLQFCWLMVNYDIPWNPNRLEQRMGRIHRYGQQHEVHIYNLVAVNTREGAILERLFEKLNRMKEHLGSDRVFDVIGDILPGKSLKDLILEAISNKRTLDDILDDFERIPDEEAIKKIKEATMEALATRHIDLTRVLGEQRKAKENRLVPEYVEAFFKRAAEILDIKMEKRQDGFWRISKVPLSLRNQTYEFKTRFGEVNREYNKLSFDKEKAFKGQAEFIALGHPLLEAVIEKIFKEFALDAEKGALFFDPEGKRDGVIWFLEAGIKDGNNQPVGKRLFAVYQTKDNRMELINPGILWDLRPANEVVENIENIELDEDKVIAFIIETGLEAYRQELLVSRKRDAQIKQKYGIRSLDALILKSEEKLAEYEIRRAKGENIPEGVITRELHKKEDLERKKQRLLKEITAETHLLPETPKILGVARVIPESVIKDELKIDEEIEKIGMDLAMSYEKSQGRMPEDVSSLNLGYDIRSKDMQENYRYIEVKARAKEGAIALTPNEWIMAQRLGDEYWLYVITNAASSPELYLIQNPAKHLKPDEEIDIVRYIVRDWKEKAVKG, from the coding sequence ATGAATAAAACTATCACTCAAGGCTGCATACTTGAAGGACCTTTCTGGCAGGAAAGAATTAAAGTTCTTTCTATAAAATCTATTGGAGTAGATAAAACAAAAATAGAAGCAGTGGGCATTTCAACTAACACATTTTATCCATGTATTCTTTCACAAGCAGACTTAGAAAAAATAAAAATTTTACCAGAACAGACTATCCAATTTAGCGGAAATTCTATAGGTTTTTTTCTTTTTACTGAAGCCCACCGCATGCGTAATGCCTTTCAATTTGACCCTCTTTATGCAGTAAATGTTTCTCAAGTTGATCCTTTACCACATCAAATTGAGGCAGTTTATCATTACATTTTGCGAAATCCACGTATTCGTTTTCTCTTAGCAGATGACCCTGGAGCAGGCAAAACCATTATGGCTGGTTTGTTACTAAAGGAATTAAAGTACAGAGGGCTTGTAGAAAGAGTGCTTATTGTTGCACCAGGTCACTTAAAAGACCAGTGGTTGCGAGAAATGCATGAGAAATTCCAAGAAAACTTTTTTATTGTTGATCGTAGTGCTATTAATGCTGCCTGGGGACAAAACATTTGGCAGGAGAGAAATCAGGTAATTACCTCTATTGATTTTGCTAAACAAGACGATGTCTTATTTTCCCTTAAAGATGTGCGCTGGGACTTAGTTATTGTAGATGAAGCTCATAAGATGTCTGCTTATAAGTATGGTGATAAAATAAGTAAAACAGGGCGGTATAAATTAGGAGAAGTACTTTCTTCTACAACTAATTTCCTTTTACTCCTAACAGCCACTCCTCATAGGGGAGACCCTGAAAACTTTAGGCTTTTTTTAGACTTGCTAGAGCCTGGATTTTTTGCTGATACTAGTATGTTAACAGAATCTATTCAAAATAAAGACAATCCCCTTTTCTTACGCAGATTAAAAGAGGATTTAAAAAATTTTGATAGTGTGCCCCTTTTTCCTCCGCGGAAGGTTGAAACCATTAAGTATTATCTTAGTGATGATGAATGGCAGCTTTATAAAGCAGTAACAGAATATGTAGAAAAACATTACAATAAAGCCTTACAGCAAGAAAAACGCAATGTTGCCTTTGCAATGGTAATTCTTCAAAGGCGTTTAGCTTCTAGTGTTAGAGCAGTGCGTAAGTCATTAGAAAGAAGGAAAAAACGACTGCAAGAATTGTATGAAAAGGGACAATTGCTTCAAGAAGGAATCAGCTATACTGAAGAATATCTGGAAGACCTTACTGAAAAAGAACGGTGGCAAAAAGAAGAAGAACTTTTAGAAAAACTTACCTCTGCTGAAACCTTAGAAGAGCTTAAAGAGGAGATAAACAAGATTGATGAGCTTATTCTTTTAGCTAAAGAAGTAGAAAAGAAAGAGAGCGAAACAAAATTAAATGAGTTGAAAAAGGTAATATTTTTAGAAGGCTTAAAAGGAACTGAGACTAAGCTTTTAATTTTCACTGAATCTAGAGATACCTTGGAATATTTGGTAGAGAAACTGCGAAAATGGCATTACAGCGTAGCATTTATTCATGGTGGAATGAATTTAGATGAGAGGATAAGGGCAGAAAATGAATTTCGCCATCATGCTCAAATTATGGTAGCAACTGAAGCAGCAGGTGAAGGTATAAATCTACAATTTTGTTGGCTTATGGTAAATTACGATATCCCCTGGAATCCAAATCGTCTTGAGCAGAGAATGGGAAGGATTCACCGTTATGGTCAACAGCATGAAGTGCACATTTACAATTTGGTTGCTGTAAATACCCGTGAAGGAGCAATTTTAGAACGCCTTTTTGAAAAGTTAAATCGCATGAAAGAACATTTAGGCAGTGACAGAGTGTTTGATGTTATTGGCGATATTTTACCAGGTAAAAGTCTTAAAGATTTAATTTTAGAAGCCATTTCTAATAAGCGCACCTTAGATGACATCCTTGATGACTTTGAGCGTATTCCTGATGAAGAGGCTATAAAAAAGATAAAAGAAGCGACAATGGAAGCGCTAGCCACACGTCACATAGACTTAACTAGGGTATTAGGAGAACAACGTAAAGCCAAAGAAAACCGCTTAGTACCTGAATATGTGGAGGCTTTTTTTAAAAGAGCAGCAGAAATTTTAGACATTAAGATGGAAAAAAGACAAGATGGTTTTTGGCGAATTTCTAAAGTACCTTTATCTCTTCGCAATCAAACTTATGAATTTAAAACTCGCTTTGGAGAAGTAAACAGGGAATATAATAAACTTTCTTTTGATAAAGAAAAGGCATTTAAAGGACAGGCAGAGTTTATTGCTCTAGGACACCCCTTGCTAGAGGCAGTTATTGAGAAAATATTTAAAGAATTTGCCTTAGATGCTGAAAAAGGAGCTTTATTTTTTGATCCTGAAGGAAAAAGAGATGGTGTTATCTGGTTTTTAGAAGCAGGAATAAAAGATGGGAATAATCAACCTGTAGGCAAAAGACTTTTTGCTGTTTATCAAACAAAAGACAATAGAATGGAGCTAATTAATCCAGGTATTCTTTGGGATTTAAGACCAGCAAATGAGGTTGTAGAAAATATAGAAAACATAGAGCTTGATGAAGATAAAGTAATTGCCTTTATTATTGAAACAGGACTTGAGGCATATCGGCAAGAATTGCTTGTAAGTCGTAAGCGTGATGCTCAGATAAAACAAAAATATGGTATTCGTTCTTTAGATGCCCTTATTCTTAAATCAGAAGAAAAATTAGCAGAATATGAAATTCGGCGGGCAAAAGGAGAAAACATTCCAGAAGGCGTTATCACTAGGGAGTTGCATAAGAAAGAAGATTTAGAGCGTAAAAAACAAAGACTTCTAAAGGAAATCACTGCTGAGACTCATCTTTTACCTGAAACACCAAAAATTTTGGGAGTAGCAAGAGTTATACCTGAATCGGTCATAAAAGATGAATTAAAAATAGATGAAGAGATTGAAAAAATTGGTATGGACTTAGCGATGTCTTATGAAAAATCACAAGGCAGAATGCCAGAAGATGTATCTTCTTTAAATCTAGGCTATGATATTCGATCAAAAGATATGCAAGAAAACTATCGCTATATTGAGGTAAAAGCTAGGGCTAAAGAAGGAGCAATTGCCTTAACCC